In Streptomyces sp. ML-6, the genomic stretch ACGCCGGCGACGGGGCCCGCGAGGGTCTCCGCGTGGACGATCTCCAGCACGTCCTCGAGCGTCAGCGGCTCGAAGTACAGGCGGTCGGAGGTGTCGTAGTCGGTGGAGACGGTCTCCGGGTTGCAGTTGACCATCACGGTCTCGTAGCCCGCGTCGCTGAGCGCGAAGGAGGCGTGGACGCAGGAGTAGTCGAACTCGATGCCCTGGCCGATGCGGTTCGGGCCGGAGCCGAGGATGATCACCGCGGGCCTGGTGCGCGGCGCGACCTCGCTCTCCTCGTCGTAGGAGGAGTAGAAGTACGGCGTCCTCGCGGCGAACTCGGCGGCGCAGGTGTCGACCGTCTTGTAGACCGGGCGGATGCCCAGCGCGTGCCGCACCTCGCGCACGACGTCCTCGCGCAGGCTGCGGATGTCGGCGATCTGGGCGTCGGAGAAGCCGTGCCGCTTGGCCTCGGCGAGCAGCGCGGGGTCCAGCTCGTCCGCGCCCGCCAGCTCGTCGGCGATCTCCTTGATCAGGAAGAGCTGGTCGACGAACCAGGGGTCGATCTTCGTGGCTTCGAAGACCTCCTCCTGGGTGGCGCCGGCCCGGATCGCCTGCATGACGGTGTTGATCCGGCCGTCGGTCGGGCGGACCGCCTCGGCGAGCAGCGCGGCCTTGTCGCCGGGCTCGCCGGTGAAGGAGAACTGCGAGCCCTTCTTCTCCAGCGAGCGCAGCGCCTTCTGGAGGGCCTCGGTGAAGTTCCGGCCGATCGCCATGGCCTCGCCCACCGACTTCATGGTGGTGGTGAGGGTGGAGTCGGCGGAGGGGAACTTCTCGAAGGCGAAGCGCGGGGCCTTGACGACGACGTAGTCGAGGGTCGGCTCGAAGGAGGCCGGGGTCTTCTCGGTGATGTCGTTGGGGATCTCGTCGAGCGTGTAGCCGACGGCCAGCTTGGCGGCGATCTTGGCGATCGGGAAGCCGGTGGCCTTCGACGCGAGCGCCGAGGAGCGGGAGACGCGCGGGTTCATCTCGATGACGATGACGCGGCCGTCGTCGGGGTTCACCGCGAACTGGATGTTGCAGCCGCCGGTGTCGACGCCGACCTCGCGGATGATCGCGATGCCGATGTCACGCAGCCGCTGGTACTCGCGGTCGGTGAGGGTCATCGCGGGGGCGACGGTGATCGAGTCGCCGGTGTGGACGCCCATCGGGTCGAAGTTCTCGATGGAGCAGACGACCACGACGTTGTCGTTCTTGTCGCGCATCAGCTCCAGCTCGTACTCCTTCCAGCCGAGGATGGACTCCTCCAGGAGCACCTCGGTGGTCGGGGAGAGCGTCAGGCCCTGGCCGGCGATGCGGCGCAGTTCGTCCTCGTCGTGGGCGAAGCCGGAGCCGGCGCCGCCCATGGTGAAGGACGGGCGGACGACCACGGGGTAGCCGCCGAGCGTGTCGACGCCCGCCAGGACGTCGTCCATGGAGTGGCAGATGACCGAGCGGGCGGACTCGCCGTGGCCGGTCTTCCTGCGGACCTCCTCCACGACCTCCTTGAACAGGTCGCGGTCCTCGCCCTTGTTGATGGCCTCGACGTTGGCGCCGATGAGCTCGACGCCGTACTTCTCCAGGACGCCGTTCTCGTGCATGGAGATCGCGGTGTTGAGCGCGGTCTGGCCACCCAGGGTGGGCAGCAGCGCGTCGGGGCGCTCCTTGGCGATGATCTTCTCGACGAAATCGGGGGTGATCGGCTCGACGTACGTGGCGTCGGCGATCTCCGGGTCGGTCATGATCGTCGCCGGGTTGGAGTTCACCAGGACGACGCGCAGGCCCTCGGCCTTGAGGACGCGGCAGGCCTGGGTGCCGGAGTAGTCGAACTCGGCGGCCTGGCCGATGACGATCGGGCCGGAGCCGATGACCAGGACGGACTGGATATCGGAGCGCTTAGGCACGCTGGCCCTCCATCAGGGTGACGAAACGGTCGAAGAGGTACGCGGCGTCGTGCGGGCCCGCGGCTGCTTCGGGGTGGTACTGGACGCTGAAGGCCGGCTGGTCGAGGAGCTGGAGCCCCTCGACGACCTGGTCGTTCAGGCAGACGTGGGAGACCTCGGCGCGGCCGTACTTCGTGTCGGACACCTTGTCGAGCGGGGCGTCGACGGCGAAGCCGTGGTTGTGCGCGGTGACCTCGACCTTGCCGGTCGTGCGGTCCTGCACGGGCTGGTTGATGCCGCGGTGGCCGTACTTCAGCTTGTAGGTGCCGAAGCCGAGGGCGCGCCCCAGAATCTGGTTGCCGAAGCAGATTCCGAAGAGCGGGGTCCTCCGCTCCAGGACGCCCTGCATGACGGCGACCGGGTGGTCGGCGGTGGCCGGGTCGCCGGGGCCGTTGGAGAAGAACACGCCGTCGGGCTCGACCGCGTACACCTCCTCCAGGGTGGCGGTGGCGGGCAGCACGTGTACCTCGATGCCGCGTTCGGCCATCCGGTGCGGGGTCATGCCCTTGATGCCGAGGTCGATCGCGGCGACGGTGAACTTCTTCGTGCCGATCGCGGGGACGACGTACGCCTCCTTGGTGGCGACTTCGGCGGAGAGGTCGGCGCCCACCATCTCGGGGGCCTCCTGGACGCGGGCCAGCAGCGTGGCCTCGTCGGCGATCGTGTCGCCGGAGAAGATGCCGACGCGCATGGCGCCGCGCTCGCGCAGGTGGCGGGTGAGCGCGCGGGTGTCGATGCCGCTGATGCCGACGACGCCCTGGCGCTCCAGCTCCTCGTCCAGCGAGCGCCGCGAGCGCCAGTTGGAGGGGACCCGGGCGGGGTCGCGGACGACGTAGCCGGAGACCCAGATGCGGCCGGACTCGGGGTCCTCGTCGTTGACGCCGGTGTTCCCGACGTGCGGGGCGGTCATCACGACGACCTGGCGGTGGTAGGAGGGGTCGGTCAGCGTCTCCTGGTAGCCGGTCATGCCGGTGGAGAACACCGCCTCGCCGAAGGTCTCCCCCACGGCCCCGTAGGCACGGCCGCGGAAGGTGCGGCCGTCCTCCAGGACGAGTACGGCGGGAGCTTTCGCGGCTCCCCGGGTGGAGATCGTCATCGTGCGGTGCCTTCCGTAGTGCTGGTGAGTTGGTCGATGGCCTCGACCCAGGCCGGGTGCTCGGCGGAGCGGTCGGAGCGGAAGCCGGAGTCGATCAGCTTGTCGCCGTGCGCCCAGGTGATGATCAGCAGGCCGCCCTCGGGCAGGACCTTGCCGGCGATGCCCTTGTCGAGCCGGGCCCCGCGCAGCGCGGCGGCCGGGACGAAGAAGTCGGCCGCGCCGGGGCGCCGGACGTCGAGGCCCTGGTCGGTCAGGGCGAGCTCGACGCGGCTGCGGGTGCCCAGGCCGTGGGCGACGATCCGGTCGAGCCACTGCCCGGCGGTGGTCGAGGCGTGGTAGCGGCCGGTCAGGGTGAGCGGTTGTGCGCCGTCCCCGAAGCCCTCCGGGGTGGTGGCGAGCTCCGGCAGTTCGGACTGGAGGCTTCCCCGCCACTTCCATCCCTGGCGCATCAGCCAGTAGACGAAGGCGATGAAGACCAGCAGTCCGACGACCCAGCTGATGCGGGCGGACCAGTCGGTCACTTCGGCCGACTTCTGCTCCGCGGCGAGTCGGAGGTACAGGTGGGTGGGTGTTGTCACGCGAGCTTCCCGTCGACGACCGTGGCACGGCCCCGCAGGAAGGTGTGGGTGACTCGACCCGGCAGCTCGCGCCCCTCGTACGGAGTGTTGCGGCTGCGGGAGGCGAAGCCCGCGGGGTCCACGACACCACGGTAAGCCGGATCGACCAGGGTGAGGTTGGCGGGCTCACCGGCCGAGACGGGCCGGCCGTGTCCTTCGAGGCGGCCGATGGCCGCCGGGCGGAACGACATCCGGTCGGCGACGCCCGCCCAGTCGAGCAGGCCGGTGTCGACCATCGTCTGCTGGACGACGGAGAGCGCGGTCTCCAGGCCCACCATGCCCATGGCGGCGGCGGCCCACTCGCAGTCCTTGTCCTCGTGCGGGTGCGGGGCGTGGTCGGTGGCGACGCAGTCGATGGTGCCGTCGGCGAGCGCCTCGCGCAGGGCCTGGACGTCGGCCTCGGTGCGCAGCGGCGGGTTCACTTTGTAGACCGGGTTGTAGGACCGTACGAGTTCGTCGGTGAGGAGCAGGTGGTGCGGGGTGACCTCGGCGGTGACGTCCCAGCCCTTGGACTTGGCCCAGCGGACGATCTCGACGGAGCCGGCGGTCGACAGGTGGCAGATGTGCACCCGGGAACCGACGTGGGCGGCGAGCAGGACGTCGCGGGCGATGATCGACTCCTCGGCGACGGCGGGCCAGCCGCCGAGGCCGAGTTCGGCCGAGACGACGCCCTCGTTCATCTGGGCGCCCTCGGTGAGGCGGGGCTCCTGGGCGTGCTGGGCGACGACGCCGTCGAAGGCCTTCACGTACTCCAGCGCGCGGCGCATGATCACCGCGTCGTCGACGCACTTGCCGTCGTCGGAGAAGACCTTCACCCCGGCGGCCGAGTCGTGCATGGCGCCGAGCTCGGCGAGCTGCTTGCCCTCCAGGCCGACGGTGACGGCGCCGACCGGCTGCACGTCGCAGTAGCCGGACTCCTTGCCCAGCCGCCACACCTGCTCGACGACGCCGGCGGTGTCGGCGACGGGGAAGGTGTTGGCCATGGCGTGCACGGCGGTGAAGCCGCCGACGGCCGCCGCCTTCGTCCCGGTGAGGACGGTCTCGGAGTCCTCGCGGCCCGGCTCGCGCAGGTGGGTGTGGAGGTCGACCAGGCCGGGCAGCAGGATCTGCCCCCCGGCCTCGACGACGGTCGCGCCGGCGGCGTCGAGGCCGGTGCCGACGCGGGCGATGGTCTCGCCGTCGATCAGCACGTCCTGGGGTTCGCCGCCGAGGATCTTCGCGCCGCGGATAAGGATCTTGCTCATGGTTACTTGTTCTCCTCGGTACGGGACGGGGCGGCGGGGGCGGCGGGCTCGGATCCGCCGAGCAGCAGGTACAGGACGGCCATCCGGATCGAGACGCCGTTGGCGACCTGCTCGACGGCCGTGCAGCGGCCGGAGTCGGCGACCTCGGCGGTGATCTCCATGCCCCGGACCATCGGGCCGGGGTGCATGACGACGGCGTGCTCGGGCATCTTCGCCATGCGGTCGCCGTCCAGGCCGTAGCGGCGGGAGTACTCGCGCTCGGTCGGGAAGTACGCGGCGTTCATCCGTTCGCGCTGCACACGCAGCATCATGACCGCGTCGGACTTCGGCAGCACCTCGTCGAGGCCGTAGCTGACCTCGCAGGGCCACTGCTCGACGCCGACGGGGACGAGGGTCGGCGGGGCCACCAGGGTGACGTGGGCGCCCAGCGTGGTCAGCAGGTGCACGTTGGAGCGGGCGACCCGGCTGTGCAGGATGTCGCCGACGATGGTGATCCGGCGGCCGTCCAGGTCCCGGCCGAGCCCGCTGTCGGTCCCGACCAGGCGGCGGCGCATCGTGAAGGCGTCCAGGAGGGCCTGGGTGGGGTGCTCGTGGGTGCCGTCGCCGGCGTTGACGACCGCGCCGTCGATCCAGCCGGAGGTGGCGAGGCGGTACGGGGCGCCGGAGGCGCCGTGCCGGATGACGACGGCGTCGGCGCCCATCGCCTCCAGGGTCAGCGCGGTGTCCTTGAGCGACTCGCCCTTGGAGACGGACGAGCCCTTCGCGGAGAAGTTGATGACGTCGGCGGAGAGGCGCTTGGCGGCGGCCTCGAAGGAGATGCGGGTGCGCGTCGAGTCCTCGAAGAAGAGGTTGACGACGGTACGGCCGCGCAGGGTCGGGAGCTTCTTGATCGGCCGGTCCGCGACCCGGGCCATCTCCTCGGCGGTGTCGAGGATCAGGACGGCGTCGTCGCGGGTGAGGTCGGCGGCCGAGATGAGGTGGCGCTTCATCTGGGTGTTCTCCGGAAGGTGGAGGGTGAGGGCGTGCGGGCGTGCGAAAGCCGCCGTACGGACTCGAAGGGCGTCGTACGGGTGGGGTGCGGTTACTGCTCGCCCGCCGGGGAGGCCTGCTGGACACCGAGCAGCACGGCGTCGCGGCCGTCCTCCTCGGCGAGCTGGACCTTGACCGTCTCCCGCAGCGACGTGGGGAGGTTCTTGCCGACGTAGTCGGCGCGGATCGGGAGTTCGCGGTGGCCGCGGTCGACGAGGACGGCGAGCTGCACGGCGCGGGGGCGGCCGATGTCGCCCAGCGCGTCGAGCGCGGCGCGGATCGTGCGTCCCGAGAAGAGGACGTCGTCGACGAGCACGACCAGCCGGCCCTCGATGCCCTCGCCGGGGATCTCGGTGCGGGCCAGGGCGCGCGCCGGGCGCAGCCGCAGGTCGTCGCGGTACATGGTGATGTCGAGGGAGCCGACCGGCATCTTTCCGCCGGTGATCTCCTCCAGCTTCTCGGCCAGCCGGCGGGCGAGGAAGACGCCGCGCGTCGGGATGCCGAGGAGCACCACGTCGTCGGCGCCCTTGGCGCGTTCGACGATCTCGTGGGCGATCCGGGTCAGTACCCGGGCGATGTCGGGGGCCTCCAGAACGGGGCGTGCCGCATTGCCGGGGGCTTCATGCTGTGCGTCCATAAGAAACGGACCTCCTTCTCCGCCTCACGGGACGGACCTTAAAGGACGTCGAAATTGCGTCATCCACGTTACCAGGGCTTGCGCGGAGCCCCGGTGGCGCCCCCGGGAGGTGCCGGTACGGACCTTTCGGCTTGACGCAGCCAAGTAACGCTGCGTAACCTCACAGTGAGTCACCAGCCACTGCGGCGGAGCCGCAGAATGTTCCAGCGTCCGGGGAGCTTTATGTCCAGCGAATACGCAAAACAGCTCGGGGCCAAACTCCGTGCCATCCGCACCCAGCAGGGCCTTTCCCTCCATGGCGTGGAGGAGAAGTCCCAGGGCCGCTGGAAGGCCGTCGTAGTCGGCTCGTACGAGCGCGGTGACCGCGCCGTGACGGTGCAGCGCCTCGCCGAGCTCGCGGACTTCTACGGGGTCCCGGTGCAGGAGCTCCTGCCGGGCACGACGCCCGGCGGTGCCGCCGAGCCGCCGCCGAAGCTCGTGCTGGACCTGGAGCGCCTCGCCCACGTCCCGCCGGAGAAGGCCGGTCCGCTGCAGCGCTACGCGGCGACGATCCAGAGCCAGCGCGGCGACTACAACGGCAAGGTGCTCTCGATCCGCCAGGACGACCTGCGCACGCTGGCCGTGATCTACGACCAGTCGCCGTCCGTGCTGACGGAGCAGCTGATCAGCTGGGGCGTGCTGGACGCGGACGCGCGCCGCGCCGTCGCCCACGAAGAGGGCTGACGCCCCACCGAAGAAACGTACCGCCGTGCCGGTGCGAGTTCCCCCTTCGGGGTGCCCGTACCGGCACGGTTTTTTCGTGCGCGATCTCATGTCCGCGTACGGAACGGCCACCGCCCGGGCGCCGTACGGCGAAGGCCCACGGTCGGGTGACCGTGAGCCTTCGCCGGCTGGGCGCCGCCGCGGGTCACTGCTCCCGGCGGAGCTTCGGCTTGAGGTCCTTGAACCGGGCGAGCAGCCCGTTCACGAAGGACGGCGACTCGTCGGTGGAGAATTCCTTGGCGAGCTGGACCGCCTCGTCGAGCACCACCGCGTCCGGGGTTCCGTCCACCCAGATCAGCTCGTACGCACCGAGCCGCAGGATGTTCCGGTCGACGACCGGCATGCGGTCGATCTCCCAGTCCACCGCGTAGGTCGCGATGAGGTCGTCGATCCGGTCCGCGTACTGCGCGTACCCCTCGACGAGCTCCATCGTGTACTCGGTGACCGGGGGCTGACGGCTGTCGGTCCGCGAGTGCCGCACCCAGTCCGCGAGGACCGTCTGCACGGACGCACCGCGCTGGTCGGCCTCGAAGAGGATCTGGAAGGCACGCTTGCGGGCCGTGTTACGGGCAGCCACGGTTAGCTGTTCACCCGGCCGAGGTAGTCGCTGGTGCGGGTGTCGACCTTGATCTTCTCACCGGTGGTGATGAAGAGCGGGACCTGGATCTGGTGGCCGGTCTCCAGGGTGGCGGGCTTGGTGCCACCGGTGGAGCGGTCGCCCTGGACGCCCGGCTCGGTCTCCTGGATGACGAGCTCGACGGCGGCCGGGAGCTCGACGTAGAGCACCTCGCCCTCGTGCTGCGCCACGGAGGCGGTGAAGCCCTCGATCAGGAAGTTGGCGGCGCTGCCGACGGCCTTGCGGTCGACGTGGAGCTGGTCGTAGGTCTCCATGTCCATGAAGACGAAGTAGTCGCCGTCCATGTAGGAGAACTGCATGTCGCGACGGTCGATGGTGGCCGTTTCGACCTTCACGCCGGCGTTGAACGTCTTGTCGACGACCTTGCCGGAGAGCACGTTCTTGAGCTTGGTGCGCACGAAGGCCGGGCCCTTGCCGGGCTTGACGTGCTGGAACTCGACGACGGACCAGAGCTGGCCTCCGTCGAGCTTGAGCACCATGCCGTTCTTGAGGTCGTTCGTGGAAGCCACGGTTGCGGAATCTCCTGGACTTAAGCTGGTGGAACGGCCGAGGATGCGCGCTAGAGCGCGAGCAGCTCCTTGGTCGTAATGGTGAGTAGCTCGGGTCCGCCGTCCGCCTCGGGGCGCACGACGAGCGTGTCATCGATCCGGACTCCGCCCCGGCCCGGGAGGTGGACCCCCGGTTCGACGGTGACCGGCACACAAGCGTCCAGTTTACCCATGGCCGCAGGTGCCAGCTGCGGGTCCTCGTCGATTTCGAGTCCCACTCCGTGCCCGGTCCACGGCACGAGGTCCCCTCCGTGGTCCGCGGAGTCCAGCAGGTGCCGGGCCGCGCGGTCCACGTCGCGGTAGGCCGCGCCCGGCACGAGGGCCTCGCGTCCGGCCCGCTGAGCGGCGAAGACGAGGTCGTAGAGCTCGATCTGCCAGTCGGCCGGCGTCGTGCCGATGACGAAGGTGCGGCCGATCTCGCAGCGGTAGCCGCGGTAGTTCGCGCCGAGGCAGACGGAGAGGAAATCCCCTTCCTCCACCCGCCGGTCCGAGGGCCGGTGACGCCCCTGGCCGGAATTCGGGCCGGTGGCCACGGAGGTGGGGAAGGCGGGACCGTCGGCGCCGTGGTCCACCAGCCGGCGCTCCAGCTCCAGGGCGAGGTGGCGTTCGGTGCGGCCGACCAGGATGGATTCGAGGAGCTCGCCCAGGGCCTGGTCGGTGATCTCGGCGGCGATCCGCAGGCAGGCGATCTCCTCCTCGTCCTTCACCACCCGCAGGTGCTCGACGGTGGCGCCCAGGTCGGTCAGCCGCATCCGGGGCGCGGCCGAGCCCATGGCCCGGTGGCGGGAGACCGTCAGGTGGTGCTCCTCCACGGCCAGGGTGTCCGCCCCCGAGGAGGCGGCGAGGCCCGCGGCCTCCACCGCCGGATCGCCGTCGAGGGCCGGCAGCGCGAGGACGCGCAGCCGGTCGTCGATGCGGCCCTCGGCGGGACCGCCGGGCGGGCCCTCGGGGCGGAACAGGACGTCCCCGGCGGGCCCGAGCAGCAGCACGGCCCCCGGTGGCGCCCCGCCCGCGAGATAGCGGACGTTGGCGGGACGGGAGACCAGGGCGGCCGCGGACCCGGCGGCGGCGCACCGGTCGCGGAGCATCCCTCGGCGGACGGCGTACACCTCTGACATGTCACGAGCCTACGAGCGGTGGCACCGGCCTGCTCGGTCAGCGCACCCGACCGGGGCCGTCCGGTGGCGGCGGGCTACCAGGCCGGGGGGCTGGCTATGGACCGGGCGAGTACGTCGTCGAGGACGCGGGCGGTGGTCTCCACGTCGTACGTGGAGTTGTCGATGATCGGCAGCCCGGAGCCGTACCACCCGGCCATCCTGCCGTGGATCCGGGCGACCTCCTCGTCCGAGAGGCGGCGGTTCCCGCTGCGGGCGGCGTTGCGCTCCAGGACGATCTCCAGGCCCGGGAGCAGGACGACGGGCAGCAGTCCGGGGCCGACGTGGCGCTTCCAGCCGCCGAGGCCGACGACCGGCCGGTCCGGGAAGACCGCGTCGTCGAGGATGCAGGAGATGCCGTTGGCGAGGAAGTTGCGGGCGGCGAAGCCGCAGGTGCGACGGGCAAGGCGGTACTGCGCCTCGGAGTTGTCGTTCCACCCGGACTGCGGGTCGGCGAAGCCGGAGCAGACCCATTCGCGGACGTCGTCGAGGCTGACGTGGGCGGTGGGGACCCGGCGGCGGCTGGCCCAGAGCCTGGCCACGGTGGTCTTGCCGGCGCCCGCGGGGCCGATCAGCAGGACGGCGAGCGTCGCCCCGCCGGTGCCGGGCTCGGCTGGCGGCGCGGGCAGCGGGACGGGGCCGGCGGGCGGCAGCTGGACGTGCCCGGTGGTCTCCCTGGCGGGCGGCGCCGGGGCGTGGTTCGGGGCCGGCCCGCTCCAGCCCTGGGGCGCCGGAGGGGCGGTGGGCGGCGGCGGCCCCGGCGGACCGGGGTGGCCGGGGTGCTGGGACTGGTGCGTCCAGCCGACGGGCCCACTGCCGGGGCCCTGTGGCGGCGGCAGCGGAGTCCCCACTGCGTGCTGCATCCGGTGCCACTCCGTCTCGTACAGGCAACTGGCGCTGATGGACGGCAACCGTACCGTCCCCGGCCGCCACAAGGACAACGGCCGGGGGCGGTCCGCAGTGCCCGGGCGG encodes the following:
- the carB gene encoding carbamoyl-phosphate synthase large subunit is translated as MPKRSDIQSVLVIGSGPIVIGQAAEFDYSGTQACRVLKAEGLRVVLVNSNPATIMTDPEIADATYVEPITPDFVEKIIAKERPDALLPTLGGQTALNTAISMHENGVLEKYGVELIGANVEAINKGEDRDLFKEVVEEVRRKTGHGESARSVICHSMDDVLAGVDTLGGYPVVVRPSFTMGGAGSGFAHDEDELRRIAGQGLTLSPTTEVLLEESILGWKEYELELMRDKNDNVVVVCSIENFDPMGVHTGDSITVAPAMTLTDREYQRLRDIGIAIIREVGVDTGGCNIQFAVNPDDGRVIVIEMNPRVSRSSALASKATGFPIAKIAAKLAVGYTLDEIPNDITEKTPASFEPTLDYVVVKAPRFAFEKFPSADSTLTTTMKSVGEAMAIGRNFTEALQKALRSLEKKGSQFSFTGEPGDKAALLAEAVRPTDGRINTVMQAIRAGATQEEVFEATKIDPWFVDQLFLIKEIADELAGADELDPALLAEAKRHGFSDAQIADIRSLREDVVREVRHALGIRPVYKTVDTCAAEFAARTPYFYSSYDEESEVAPRTRPAVIILGSGPNRIGQGIEFDYSCVHASFALSDAGYETVMVNCNPETVSTDYDTSDRLYFEPLTLEDVLEIVHAETLAGPVAGVVVQLGGQTPLGLSQALKDNGVPVVGTSPEAIHAAEDRGAFGRVLAEAGLPAPKHGTATTFGEAKAIADEIGYPVLVRPSYVLGGRGMEIVYDEARLSSYIAESTEISPTRPVLVDRFLDDAIEIDVDALYDGTELYLGGVMEHIEEAGIHSGDSACALPPITLGGFDIKRLRASTEGIAKGVGVRGLINIQFALSGDILYVLEANPRASRTVPFTSKATAVPLAKAAARLSLGATIAELRAEGLLPANGDGGTLPLDAPISVKEAVMPWSRFRDIHGRGVDTVLGPEMRSTGEVMGIDSVFGTAYAKSQAGAYGPLPTKGRAFISVANRDKRSMIFPARELVAHGFELLATSGTAEVLKRNGINATIVRKQSEGTGPQGERTIVQLIHDGEVDLIVNTPYGTGGRLDGYEIRTAAVARSVPCLTTVQALAAAVQGIDALTHGGVGVRSLQEHAEHLTAARD
- the carA gene encoding glutamine-hydrolyzing carbamoyl-phosphate synthase small subunit produces the protein MTISTRGAAKAPAVLVLEDGRTFRGRAYGAVGETFGEAVFSTGMTGYQETLTDPSYHRQVVVMTAPHVGNTGVNDEDPESGRIWVSGYVVRDPARVPSNWRSRRSLDEELERQGVVGISGIDTRALTRHLRERGAMRVGIFSGDTIADEATLLARVQEAPEMVGADLSAEVATKEAYVVPAIGTKKFTVAAIDLGIKGMTPHRMAERGIEVHVLPATATLEEVYAVEPDGVFFSNGPGDPATADHPVAVMQGVLERRTPLFGICFGNQILGRALGFGTYKLKYGHRGINQPVQDRTTGKVEVTAHNHGFAVDAPLDKVSDTKYGRAEVSHVCLNDQVVEGLQLLDQPAFSVQYHPEAAAGPHDAAYLFDRFVTLMEGQRA
- a CDS encoding dihydroorotase, whose translation is MSKILIRGAKILGGEPQDVLIDGETIARVGTGLDAAGATVVEAGGQILLPGLVDLHTHLREPGREDSETVLTGTKAAAVGGFTAVHAMANTFPVADTAGVVEQVWRLGKESGYCDVQPVGAVTVGLEGKQLAELGAMHDSAAGVKVFSDDGKCVDDAVIMRRALEYVKAFDGVVAQHAQEPRLTEGAQMNEGVVSAELGLGGWPAVAEESIIARDVLLAAHVGSRVHICHLSTAGSVEIVRWAKSKGWDVTAEVTPHHLLLTDELVRSYNPVYKVNPPLRTEADVQALREALADGTIDCVATDHAPHPHEDKDCEWAAAAMGMVGLETALSVVQQTMVDTGLLDWAGVADRMSFRPAAIGRLEGHGRPVSAGEPANLTLVDPAYRGVVDPAGFASRSRNTPYEGRELPGRVTHTFLRGRATVVDGKLA
- a CDS encoding aspartate carbamoyltransferase catalytic subunit, producing the protein MKRHLISAADLTRDDAVLILDTAEEMARVADRPIKKLPTLRGRTVVNLFFEDSTRTRISFEAAAKRLSADVINFSAKGSSVSKGESLKDTALTLEAMGADAVVIRHGASGAPYRLATSGWIDGAVVNAGDGTHEHPTQALLDAFTMRRRLVGTDSGLGRDLDGRRITIVGDILHSRVARSNVHLLTTLGAHVTLVAPPTLVPVGVEQWPCEVSYGLDEVLPKSDAVMMLRVQRERMNAAYFPTEREYSRRYGLDGDRMAKMPEHAVVMHPGPMVRGMEITAEVADSGRCTAVEQVANGVSIRMAVLYLLLGGSEPAAPAAPSRTEENK
- the pyrR gene encoding bifunctional pyr operon transcriptional regulator/uracil phosphoribosyltransferase PyrR — translated: MDAQHEAPGNAARPVLEAPDIARVLTRIAHEIVERAKGADDVVLLGIPTRGVFLARRLAEKLEEITGGKMPVGSLDITMYRDDLRLRPARALARTEIPGEGIEGRLVVLVDDVLFSGRTIRAALDALGDIGRPRAVQLAVLVDRGHRELPIRADYVGKNLPTSLRETVKVQLAEEDGRDAVLLGVQQASPAGEQ
- the bldD gene encoding transcriptional regulator BldD — protein: MSSEYAKQLGAKLRAIRTQQGLSLHGVEEKSQGRWKAVVVGSYERGDRAVTVQRLAELADFYGVPVQELLPGTTPGGAAEPPPKLVLDLERLAHVPPEKAGPLQRYAATIQSQRGDYNGKVLSIRQDDLRTLAVIYDQSPSVLTEQLISWGVLDADARRAVAHEEG
- the nusB gene encoding transcription antitermination factor NusB; the encoded protein is MAARNTARKRAFQILFEADQRGASVQTVLADWVRHSRTDSRQPPVTEYTMELVEGYAQYADRIDDLIATYAVDWEIDRMPVVDRNILRLGAYELIWVDGTPDAVVLDEAVQLAKEFSTDESPSFVNGLLARFKDLKPKLRREQ
- the efp gene encoding elongation factor P; the protein is MASTNDLKNGMVLKLDGGQLWSVVEFQHVKPGKGPAFVRTKLKNVLSGKVVDKTFNAGVKVETATIDRRDMQFSYMDGDYFVFMDMETYDQLHVDRKAVGSAANFLIEGFTASVAQHEGEVLYVELPAAVELVIQETEPGVQGDRSTGGTKPATLETGHQIQVPLFITTGEKIKVDTRTSDYLGRVNS
- a CDS encoding M24 family metallopeptidase; the encoded protein is MSEVYAVRRGMLRDRCAAAGSAAALVSRPANVRYLAGGAPPGAVLLLGPAGDVLFRPEGPPGGPAEGRIDDRLRVLALPALDGDPAVEAAGLAASSGADTLAVEEHHLTVSRHRAMGSAAPRMRLTDLGATVEHLRVVKDEEEIACLRIAAEITDQALGELLESILVGRTERHLALELERRLVDHGADGPAFPTSVATGPNSGQGRHRPSDRRVEEGDFLSVCLGANYRGYRCEIGRTFVIGTTPADWQIELYDLVFAAQRAGREALVPGAAYRDVDRAARHLLDSADHGGDLVPWTGHGVGLEIDEDPQLAPAAMGKLDACVPVTVEPGVHLPGRGGVRIDDTLVVRPEADGGPELLTITTKELLAL
- a CDS encoding Pro-rich N-terminal domain-containing protein; its protein translation is MQHAVGTPLPPPQGPGSGPVGWTHQSQHPGHPGPPGPPPPTAPPAPQGWSGPAPNHAPAPPARETTGHVQLPPAGPVPLPAPPAEPGTGGATLAVLLIGPAGAGKTTVARLWASRRRVPTAHVSLDDVREWVCSGFADPQSGWNDNSEAQYRLARRTCGFAARNFLANGISCILDDAVFPDRPVVGLGGWKRHVGPGLLPVVLLPGLEIVLERNAARSGNRRLSDEEVARIHGRMAGWYGSGLPIIDNSTYDVETTARVLDDVLARSIASPPAW